The segment GTTGTTAATAAGGTGATAATTACCACTATTTTGTATTACTCTCATCCCTTATACTAACGTGGACACAATATTGATTGTTGTAATTCTTATTTAGTGCTGATGGAATGATGTTTGGAGCACTTGCTACCTGCCCACTTTGTTCTGGTTCTCTTTGTTATTCTGGAGGCATGTATCGGTGCCGTGGGTTCTTATCAGCATGGAGCAAGTGTTCTTACTCTACTCGTGAACCTGAACGTCTGAAAGGGAAGTGGAAAGTCCCGGAAGAAACCAATAATCAATATCTCAGCAAGGTATTCAACTTGTATTCTTGTCATGTTTTAAAGTACCCAAATTGTGACATAAGTTACTCAATTGTGTGCAGTGGTTTAGATCACAAAAGGGTACCAAACCTGTTCGGATATTGCCTACATCATCATCCAACAATCCTTCTGGAAGTCAAGCTACTAACAGCCCATCCCAATCAACAAAGAGTGAAAGTTTGGGAGACTTAAGGGTTGCTGTATCTGGGATACCTAAGGAATCCATGGTATgattttttccttccattttttttgataattagtaTAGGTTTTATTGATGACGAAAAATACTGTGTTCACGATGctgaactaaaataaaaaattacaagaagATTAAAGAAAAGATTTAAAAGAGCATGGGAGCTTAAAAATGGATATACAATGTGTGATTCCCCATGCTCAAGACCAATCAAACAGAGTACGAATCAACAAGGATTTTAATTGATCAAGGGTTCTCTCAAGGTCCTCAAACGTAAGACTATTTTGTTCCATCCATGCTATCCATGTCAAGCATGCTGGCACCAGATTCCATAAATCCAAAGAATGTTTCCCAAACCAATCAACAAGGATTtcattccactttttttttttttttttgttgatgttaTACACTTTTACTGAAATCATGTCCAAGGTGGTTTCAAAATCTGTGGTAAATAATTTAGTAGTGAGCTAATCTCATGATGGAGAATTTTGcaggaggaatttaagagaaaaattgagGGGGCAGGTGGATCTGTTCATACCAAGATCAAGAAAGGTATATAATCCATGAACTGAATCTTAGTCTTAATAATATTGTGTCTCAACTGAACCTTAAGTTTAAAGTCTTGTGTCTTCAAAGTTATGGATGTAATGATGCattgttttagttgttttgcTTAACAATTTAAATTGCAGATACTAACTGCTTAGTTGTGAGTGGAGTGCTGGATGATCAAAATGCTGAGACGAGGAAGGCAAGGTGAAGCTGACTCAAATTGTGGGTCTTTAGTATTTGTCTTCTTTGATTCATTTTCATTTGACTTGGAATGGTATCATTAACAGGAGGATGAAGTTACCAATTGTTCGGGAGGATTATCTGACTGATTGCATCAAAAGACAAAAGAAGCTTCCATTTGATTTGTACAAAGTTGAAGCCATTGGTGAGGCCTCTAGCATGGTCACTGTCAAAGTAAAAGGGCGAAGTGCTGTGCATGAATCTTCTGGCCTGCAAGACACAGGTCACATACTTGAGGATGGGAAAAGCATCTATAATACGACATTGAGTATGTCTGACTTATCAACTGGTGTTAACAGGTAATATTATTTTAGGCCAGACTACACTTTTGGTCCTCCAACAATTAGGGTTAGTTTCAATTTCGTCCCTCAACTATTAAGCGTGTCCCTTACTTTCAAAATTAAGTGACTTGATTTTGAACTTTTAAGGGATGAAATTGTCACAACTAATAGTTGAGAGACCTTGATTTTGAAGTTGAAGGAagaaattgacacaattaagtGTAGCAGGATGAAATTGAAACTGTGACAAATGTAGAGGGACCAAAATTGTAATTTGACATTTGTTTTATACCATCTTTCTTTTGAAgctctttaatgattttatttatctctttttcaAATAATAGCTATGATTTATCCTGGCTTAAAATCAAATGTATGCAAAGTTGGGCAGAAATATACTGCATCATTTTTATTGGGATATTTTGTGTGAATGCAGCAATATTTCATAGTACTACAGCTCCATGTAGTTAGGATCATAGTTTAGTTAGGGGATGACCCAGAAATTTTCTATTGGTAATTTGGGTTTGCTATCTGAATATATAGTGTACGTTTATTTCTAAGACTTTGGAGAATGAGCATTTCCATAACCCAACAAGAATTAAAAGATAAGTTGGAAGTGAAATTGTTATATGCTTGGGGGGATTGTATAGAAACTATAAATTGTGTTGGTGACCAAAACTATAATTTTTCAAGTAAACATATAATCTCTCAAAGAAAAGTCACTGAGTGATTATAAAACATTGGAACTAGAGAAGAGAAGGGGGGCGGGTGTTGAACTTTGAGACAATTTCAAATAGCGTGGTTCACATTGAGCTAATTTTTACCTCAACCTCTTATCCTACTGTAGTTTGACATATACACTGTTAAATTGGACTCTCAAATTTCTGCGTTATCTTTCCAAGTTTCTGCATTGgccattttctcttcttttaaatCTTTTATATTAACTTTTAACTTCTGCATGTTGTTCCTCTATATGTTGCCCAAGTACAGTTATTACATCCTCCAAATAATCCAAGATGATAAAGGTTCAGATTGCTATGTGTTCCGTAAATGGGGTCGagtgggaaatgaaaaaattggAGGAAGCAAATTGGAAGAAATGTCAAAATCAGATGCAATTCGCGAATTCAAACGTTTGTTTCTTGAGAAGACTGGGAACCCATGGGAGGCATgggaaaaaaagcaaaattttcaGAAACAACCTGGAAGATTTTTCCCATTggatattgtaaaaatttttatttatttatttattttatgtttttccaGTATTTGCTTTGGTAGTAGTCATATCTCatagttattaatttattttttagtacttGCTTGGGTAGTAGTCATTTCTCatagttattaatttatttggaaTTTGTAGGACTATGGAGTTAACAAACAGGTGTCTAAGAAAAGACAGAACGATGCAGAGAGCAAACTTGCTCCTGCTGTAGTTGAATTGATGAAGATGCTTTTTAATGTGGAAACATACAGGTTATAAGCagatcattattttattatttattcattggagatttagggtatgtttggtaactgttttttccttttattttctgttttcaaaaacaattttctatttttgagactaaaaaacttgtttggcaattcaaaatagacagaaaacaaaaactgttttcaaaactcaatttgtaaaggaaactgaaaacatgcaaaagactgttttcaatttctaattttcaaaagtcaatgaaaacatgcatttaatttaatgaatcagTCTAATTTAATGAGTTTGCATTAAAGTttaaatcctagtaacaacatattttaatattttctattttttttcttcaaaaaactatctttttaatttcaactaaccaaacatgttttttatttcaaaaatacaagaaaattgttttttctttatattcccaaaaacaagtttttgaaaatagaaaacaaaaactgttatcAAACATAACCTTATATGCCTGGAAAGCTAAATCTCAATCCTTACAGAGCTGCCATGCTGGAATTTGAGATTAATATGTCAGAAATGCCATTGGGAAAACTGAGCAAAAGCAATATCCAAAAGGGTACATACCGTCAAAAGTCTTGTCTTGCACTTAAGATATGTAGCTATTTTGTTCTTAAACTAACTTGTGCAGAAGgatgcacaaaaagaaaaagaggataTGTTAACATTTTGCTAACtttataattttccttttccccCAGGGTTTGAGGCATTAACTGAAATACAGAATCTACTAAATAGTAATGCTCATAATCCTTCTGTCAAGGAAAGCTTGATCGTTGATGCCAGCAATCGTTTTTTCACTGTGATCCCTTCCATTCATCCACATATTATTAGAGATGAGGATGATTTTAAGTCAAAGGTACAAGATCCAGCATGGAGCATCTATCATGCTTTTGGCTTTTTGCATATTCTCAATCTTCTTGTCTCTTTAATTAGAGATGATATTAACTCACATAAATgatggattattattattattattttgctaacCCTGTTGTATTTATATctaaaaatttactatttttaggTGGCATGTTATCTGATGTAATAAACTCTTACCCTTTTCTTGTTAAAGCTAACAGCATTATTCTGAAGAATCTCTGTTAATCTtatatattcaaatattttcaGTTGATTTTGATAGTATGAGCAATTAGTAAATAATAGAGGAAGACATTCCCTTTACCTATTTACATGTTTTCTTCATTTATCATGTCAATTGTATTAGATAAGAATATTGTAAGAATATTTCATGGCTTGGAAGACCTCTGAAACCTAGTATACAAAAACTAAGTTGTACCCTGAAATTAAAAGATGGATGTTGTTTTATTTGAAACACACAATGAAGAGTGGAAATGGAAATCAAGGAAGGTCTAGGAATGGAAGTGTGTAttgataaaaaccaataaatgcCAAATTATTACTTGGTTTGAAGTGGTTATGAATTCTTGGTTCAGCATCACTTTTGGTCgtggtttgaactttgaagcagAGTGAAGAAAATGGAGTGGAAAATTTAtgctgaaaatttcaaattggtTGGACTTGAGATGGTCTGAAATAGGACAGATtccaaaatcattttaaaattcagTTCAGATTCATAGTCATTCTGTCTAGAGTTGACCTTAATGACAAAAGTTTGAGTTGGGAAGTTGGGGGTAAGGCTGCCTACCAATCACCTCTCCTAGACCCACCTGATTTGGCATTTGCTGTTAACTCTGTTTGTCAACACATACAATCTCCTACAAATGACCACTTTACTGCATGCAAAAGTGGGGGGCATTGTGCACAGGgtatcacctttttttttttgttgagctGGGAAGCTCTGTAGGAAAGAGTATTTTCTTTTGCACCATCTCCAAAATGGTTGAAAAAACAATGAGATGGAATTTCATTATTGTTCATGCATTGTATGGAACAcaggaatttttatttttgatgccTGAGTAATGTGATGCACATGCAAGTCACTCGTTCATTTTCCACATACAGTACAAGGACTTATGCTTGGCACGCTGTTTTTGTTCCATGGTAGGTTAAAATGTTAGAAGCTCTCCAGGATATTGAAATAGCTTCCAGATTAGTAGGTTTTGATGCTGATAGTGATGACTCCCTAGATGAAAAGTATATGAAGCTCCATTGTGATGTTGCTCCACTTCCTCATGATAGTGAAGATTATCAGCTGATTGAGAAGTATCTCCTTACCACTCATGCCCCTACACATACGGTGGGTTTACTTTGGGCACTGACGCTCACTAGGCTGGTGATGACTTcttgtttatttcttggattctttttcattttgacaAATTAATTCTGGAAACTGGTAATATCATCAGGAATGGTCACTTGAACTGGAAGAAGTTTTCTCACTTGAGAGAGAAGGGGAATTTGATAAGTTTGCTCCATACCGAGAGAAGCTTAAAAACAGAATGCTCCTATGGCATGGTAAGTTACAGTGCTGATTAATAGTAGTTCTTTGCTCTGACTTGTGAGTGACAGTATTTTCTTGAAAGTTTGTTCTAGATTGAGGTTTGTGGGATTCTATTGGAGTGTCGGGAAAGTCAAATTAGAGGTAGAAGTAAATTTAAAGattcaaaacattttgtttttggcAGGTTCTCGGTTGACAAATTTTGTGGGAATAATTAGCCAAGGACTGAGAATAGCCCCTCCTGAAGCCCCAGCTACTGGCTATAtggttatctctctctctctctctctctctgtctctgtgcATATGTGTATTTATATTTACATGCACATGTGATATATTGACCTACTTTTCTGCCAGCCTTACTTTCTTCATTTTGCTTTGCAGTTTGGCAAAGGGGTTTACTTTGCTGACCTTGTCAGTAAGAGTGCTCAGTATTGCTTTACTGATAAGAAAAATCCTGTTGGCCTAATGCTTCTTAGTGAAGTTGCTCTGGGGGAGATCTATGAGCTCAAAAAGGCCAAAGTGAGTCCAAAATACATGATTTTAAGTTTGAATATTTTAGAGTGTTTTACGTAGTGAAGTGATAATTTGATGTGCACGAACTCACTCAAATGTGCATGTGCAATATCATAACCTAGCATACATAGCTGCAGTATACTTTTGGACACACTTTCATTCTCCCATAACTTTTCCAATATGGTttgttggggaaaaaaaatcagccCACACAGATGTATTAAACTTGTTATTTCTCTAGCGACTTTCACCCTTCTCACAATCTTTCCTATTTTCATTCAGTATATGGATAAACCTCCTGAAGGAAAGCACTCTACAAAAGGACTTGGCAAGAATATACCTCTGGAGTCAGAATATGTGAAGTGGAAAGATGACATTGTTGTCCCTTGTGGCAAACCTGTGCCATCAAAGGTCAAGGCATCTGAGCTGATGTACAATGAGTACATTGTTTACAATACAGCTCAGGTAAGTTatctgcttttatttttctcaattccCCATCACTGGTTTGACAAACTGGCAATTCGTTTTTATTTACACTTATCCATGGTGGCGAATTGCTAATGTAAATTACTCCCTTTTAGTTTGTggtagttttgattttggtccataatttaaattattttttattttaatccttCAACTCAGTTTTACACTGTTTTTAATGGCATCCTGCTGTCCATCCCGTTAATAATGTTACAGTAAAATTCCATTTAAGCCTGTAATATGTGCTGACAGGGCCAATTAAAATAtgtcatgtcatttaaaatgtcagatcaattttttttttttttttagaaagttccAGCATCTAAAGGACCATCAAAGTTCCAGCATCAACATACTCAAACCCCATCTTATCTCTTTTCTATCGGCTGCCACACACCTTGCAACCACACCAAGCTCAAcccaccacccacaaccacaGGCACATACCACCAAATAAACCGACCAATCTCCATAACCACCAAAGCAACCTGATGCGGGCAGTGGGTCAATctcagttttatttattttaaagtgtCACGAAATTTTGTAATTTCCTAAATTCTGGACATGGGCTGTACTAATGGTCCATTAGGtcttattttgggttttatttaagtTTAGTTATTTAGTTGGGTTTAGTAATAAAAGGCCAAGGAGTCCAACTCTTATTCGGGTTTTAAGAAGTTCAAGTTCTACTAGGAATAGGTGTTAGTCTTCTATTAAAAACATGTATtgctttttatagaaaataaataaggttttatattttaagaGGAGCTATGAAGCTTGTTAGAGGTTTGTGTGATGCAACCTTCTCTGAGGTGTGATGCCAAGGAAACCCTAGATGTGATGCAAATTTGACACCCATTAAACCACAAAAATCCAAAGCTTTAAAACCTATTAAGCCACTCATCTATCAAATAGCTCTAAAATAACCCTTAAACAGTGCCATCACTGTTCATGGGTTACTGTGCACAGTCTGAGAGCAGCAACCCATATCTTGGTTTTTCCCCTTTGTTTCATCCACAAAGCCCACTATTCTTTTTACTGGTGTTAGAAACCCTAGTAATCCTTGTTATTTCCAGCCTTTCCATAATTGAAGCCTGACCCTAATCCTCAAAATCTCAGCGCAGCCCAGATCTGACCCAGTAGTTTTAAAACTGATTTTGCTTGTTCCCTCTTGTCCTACATCACTACCAAAATTCACCACAGCTGCATTCAACTGGCCACCAAATAGACTGTCAAAGCTCCAGCACCAACAGATTCAGACCCCATTTTATCTCTTTGCTATTGGCTACACACACCATGCAACAACGCCAATATCAACCCACCATCAACCACAACAACCACTGGTCCCCacacaacaacaatcaaaataaGCCAGAGAAATTTATACTTAGTAATAGAAATTTAAGAAACATTCTAATCTACGACATATCTGTTACATTTTCAACGCACTGTTGCATTTTCAGTGCACTAACAGAAAGTGTGGTTCCCAATTTGCTAACCTCTCATCGCTGATTCAATTCTCAACCCCTTCTTTCTTTGCTAACCTCTTCTTATGAATGCCTTCCatttctcctttctttctttccctcctGCCTGATCTCTTCATCTAACGCACCCGTGTCCAACTCTCGTGCGGGGTGCGACGCGGCTGCACGTGCGTTCAcacgaatttttttttaaagggcaaCAAACTAAATGACCTGCATATTCACTTTCAAGAAATGAGTTGTGCTATCAAGTGTGGACAAAGAAGGTTCTTCAAAGCTTGCATCTTGGAGAGTTTTCAAGCTATGGTGGACGAAGAAGCTCTCAAAGCTTAAAGATTGCAT is part of the Quercus robur chromosome 9, dhQueRobu3.1, whole genome shotgun sequence genome and harbors:
- the LOC126698370 gene encoding poly [ADP-ribose] polymerase 1, encoding MASLVVQKPWKAEYAKSSRSSCKTCKTPIDKEVLRLGKMVQATQFDGFMPMWNHASCILKKAKQIKSIDDVEGIELLRWEDQQKIRKYVEGGGPSTPDTSAVPTAQYGIEVSQTSRATCKHCSQKIMKGEVRISTKPDGQGARGLTWNHANCFLEQSPSTQVEKLSGWESLSASDQAVICALTKKVPSTAKSGTKVEIQENKELLQQSTSKAGVKRKKEVSGDQKPKAAKAKGEMSASTAACMENVADSRNEHSKASDLESKLETQTKELWALKDDLKKYVSTAELREMLEANGQELTGSELDLRERCADGMMFGALATCPLCSGSLCYSGGMYRCRGFLSAWSKCSYSTREPERLKGKWKVPEETNNQYLSKWFRSQKGTKPVRILPTSSSNNPSGSQATNSPSQSTKSESLGDLRVAVSGIPKESMEEFKRKIEGAGGSVHTKIKKDTNCLVVSGVLDDQNAETRKARRMKLPIVREDYLTDCIKRQKKLPFDLYKVEAIGEASSMVTVKVKGRSAVHESSGLQDTGHILEDGKSIYNTTLSMSDLSTGVNSYYILQIIQDDKGSDCYVFRKWGRVGNEKIGGSKLEEMSKSDAIREFKRLFLEKTGNPWEAWEKKQNFQKQPGRFFPLDIDYGVNKQVSKKRQNDAESKLAPAVVELMKMLFNVETYRAAMLEFEINMSEMPLGKLSKSNIQKGFEALTEIQNLLNSNAHNPSVKESLIVDASNRFFTVIPSIHPHIIRDEDDFKSKVKMLEALQDIEIASRLVGFDADSDDSLDEKYMKLHCDVAPLPHDSEDYQLIEKYLLTTHAPTHTEWSLELEEVFSLEREGEFDKFAPYREKLKNRMLLWHGSRLTNFVGIISQGLRIAPPEAPATGYMFGKGVYFADLVSKSAQYCFTDKKNPVGLMLLSEVALGEIYELKKAKYMDKPPEGKHSTKGLGKNIPLESEYVKWKDDIVVPCGKPVPSKVKASELMYNEYIVYNTAQVKMQFLLKVRFHHKR